CCCATTTTCCAGCTTAAACCAGCTGATGGAGCGATCGGTGCTCACATTGCTGCTGTAAAGCTAGTGTACTGGGATTTCAAGGATCTAGCTCAAAGGATTGCTGATCGGACGGAACTATTTTTGCCCAACTCCCAACTCACTCTCGAACCAGAATTGAAGTAGCTCAAATACATTGAGGGTTTGGGGTATCGGTCTAACTATTAATAGACGGAATTTTTCCGCCTAAGATCCCAATAGCGATAGTTAGGCAGAATGATCCAGCCTATGTAAATTACTACTTATATAGAGTATTTCTGCATAATACGTCGTTTGAGCTGATTAGCGAGAATCTTTCCGCATAAATTCAGATTCCTTACGGAGATGAGTAGATGTACTATTGAATACACAGTGCATCTACTCATCTCTATGTAGCCACTTCCTAAAAAATTGCTGGATCCGGTGCAGGATGCAATTCGCCTAAAGCACTACGATTAGCGACCTGAACCATAGAAACCTGAACCGCCCTTTTAGTGCAGGTTTTTATAACGATGATTCTCACTCAAAATCGCTTGAATCAAATTATGGCTTTATCTATCTTCTCGTCAGTTTTTAGAGAACCTAGCTCAGCAGTATTTTTAAACTAAAATTCAAACATCATCAGAAAATTTGCGTGTGCCCTCAGCACCAAGAAATAAAGCAACAAATAACCAAAGATAAAAGTAAATTTGCTTAGTAGCAACACAACCCAACAAAAGGGCTTGAAAGTGTAAATGGTGCGACTTAACTTCAAATAAAAGGGCTTTAATTCTAAGTTCTGTAATGCGATCGCAGCTATCAGAGAATCACCGGTTAGATTAGTGGACATCTGCACAATCTGGTTTTGAACTAGCCGATTGATCTCAGTAGGTTTGAACCATCAGGAGATGTCCCTATGGATGGTCAGTTGCTTCACGCGATGTTGCCGCAGCTAAACCATGATGAACTGGCGCGACAGCAGTTTGTCCACAGCCTCAAACAGTATGTGGCAGCTCACGTTTCTCCAGGCAATCGCGCCATTTATGAGCAGCGCCTCAAGCCACAGTTTGAGCAGGAGCACCAGCGATCGCCCGAAACGCGCCACGAAGTGCGACAGCTGATGGAGCAAGAGCCCTTTTACCGGATGTGGGGCGCTCTGCGGCGGACCACCCAGGAGATGATGTGGGAGTCCGTCAACCTCAGCGTCGAGCGGCAGCTGCCCGAACTCATGGCGCGATCGCAGCAGCTCCAGGCCCAGGCCGTCGGGTCTTTGCGGATTGACCCAGCCTTTCAGGTTCCGGCTTATCACACGGCGGTGGATATCCATTGCATGCCGGGGGGCTACCACAGCGAAGACCGGGCAGACGACATCGCGGCGGGCGTCACCTACGATCGCGGCGTCTATCTCTATGCCATGGGGCGTCTTGGCCCGCTCAACGACGGTATGGGACAAGCCGTGGTGCAAAACCATCTCAAGGTTCAGCATCCCGATCTGCAACCCGCCAAGATTCTTGACCTGGGCTGCTCTGTGGGCCATAGCACCCTGCCTTACGTGGACGCCTACCCCGAAGCTGAAGTGTACGCCATTGACGTGGGAGCGCCGGTGTTGCGCTATGCCCACGTGCGGGCCGAGGCCCTCGGGAAACGGGTGCATTTCTCCCAGCAAAACGCTGAGCACACCGACTTTGCGGACGAATCCTTTGATTTAGTGGTCTCCCACATTTTGCTGCATGAGGCTCCGCCCAAGGCGATCGCCAACATCTTGCGAGAGTGCCACCGCCTGCTGAAGCCGGGGGGCTGGATGGTCCACGCAGAAGCGCCCCTCTACCAAGCCATGGATCCTTTCTCGGCCTTCATGTTTGACTGGGAGACCCGTCACAACAATGAGCCGTGGTGGAGTGCGATGCGGCAACTGGATCTGGTGGCCCTGACGGTCGAGGCTGGATTTGCGGTGGAGCGAGTGGCCCAGACGGCTGCGCCGATGGCGGTCGATCCAGAGCAAGCTCAAAAAGGTGGCTTTGCCAGTCGAGGGAGTTGGTATCTGTTGGTCGCGCAAAAATAGCTGAGGCGAATCTATGACGAAAGTTGCGAAGGGCAAGCGCCCCATCTATTTCGAAAATTCAGAGACCGATAAGCTGCTGGCGATCGTGCTGGCTCTGGCGGAAGAGGTGTCTGTCCTGCGCGATCGCCTCGATGCAGTGGAGCGGCTGGCCGAGGCCAAGGGCCTGCTGTCCCAGTCCGAAATCTCCGCTTACCAGCCGGATGAGGCAGCAGCCAAGGAGCGCGCTCAGCAGCGATCGGCTTACGTCGAGCGCATTTTGCGAGTTGTGGCGGCAGACCAGGAGGCGATCGCCCCCAAGTCCTAGGCTGGGAGACTCACGGGACCGCTAGCGAACGCCCAAAAACTTGTGGGTCTGGAGGCTAACGCGCCACTGGGGATGCTGGAGCACGTAGTCAAAAATGAGCTGCTGGCTTTCGGGGGTGCTCCACTCCGGCTGCAGCAGCCGCAGCGCGCTGGCGGGCACCTGAGCTGCCTGTTCTTCGGCCCAGGCAAAGTCTTGGGCCTGGGTAATGACCACTTTCAGTTCATTGACGTGGCAATAGACGCTAGGATGCGGAGCCTTGAAGGGTTTGGGGGAAAGGGTAACCCAGTCTAGGTGACCGCTGAAGGGATGGGCACCCGAGGTTTCGAGCTGGACCCGCAGACCGCGCGATCGCAGGGCCTGGGTGAGGGGGCCGAGATCGTGGAGCAGCGGCTCGCCGCCCGTGATCACCGCGATCGCCGGTCGAGCCGCGATCGCCGCTGACGCAATTTCTTCCACGGAGTGCTGGGGGTGGCGCTTGGCGTTCCAGGACTCCTTGGTATCACAAAACCAGCAGCCCACATCGCATCCCGCCAGCCGCACAAAGAATGCGCTGGTACCGGCCCAGTGGCCTTCTCCCTGCACCGAGTGGAACATCTCTACCACAGGGTAGGTGAGGACCTCGGTCTTAGTCATCGTCTTCGTACTCAGCCCAGGTGTTGGGAGTTTCGGAGACTGCCACCTTCAGCTTGATGCCTTCGGGCAGATCTTTCTTGGTGCGATCGTAGATGTACTGGGCGATCATCTCCGCCGTGGTTTCGTACTCTGGCGGCATCACCTCATTGAGCACGCCGTGGTCTAGGCCGCCCTTGGTCACGTCGCGCTTAGCCCAGCGCAGGGTCCGAAAGTCCGCCACCATCACCGGATGGGGGCAGTACTGGGAGGCGTGGAGCTGGTGCGAGGTGGCCTCGATGCGCACCCGATAGGTATGACCATGCAGACGACCGCAGGGGCCGTCATAGTCACGGATCTGATGGGCACTGTCGAAGGTGAACTCGGTCACCAGCTTCCACTTGGGCATGTTGGCGGTACTCAAAGAAACATTGAACGGCGGGCGATCGCCCCCAGGCGCTGCGCGAACTACTCGCCCGTGATCGAGAGACCCTCAACCCACACGCGCGGGCTCACCCCATTGGGCGTGAGTTCGGCCTCTGGCTCCACAAAGAGAATGGATTGTAGCAGTTCCAGAAAATCTCCGGCAACTGTGGCCGACTCGATACTCACGCGATCGCCCTTGTTGACCAGCCAGCCATCAAAGGGCAGCGAGAAGGACCCCTGAAGGGCATTGACCCCCGCGTGGAGGGCCGACACATCGTCGATCAGCACCACATTCTCGGCTTCATCGAGGCTGTAGGTCGTCTCTGCCGGTGCCCCCACCACATGGTAAAAATGCGGACTCACGGTCACCTTAGCGCCGATGTTGGCGTGGCCGGTGGGCTGGGCCTGCATCCGCTTGGCGGTTCCGGCGCTGTGAATGAAGTTGGCTAGCACGCCGTTTTCGATCAGGGGGATCCGGCGGGTCGGCGTCCCCTCATCGTCAAAGGCTTCGCCGCCCACGTTGGCCGGGTGCAGCGCATCGTCATAGACCGACAGCAGGGGAGAGGCGATCGCCTTGCCCAGGGACTCCGGCGTCGAGAGGCTTTGCTTATCCAAAATGCTCTGGGCATTGAACAGATTCGAAAAAGCCCCCAGCAGGCTCAAGAAAGCCTCCGGCGAAAAGACCACGCGGTACTTGCCCGAGGGGATCTTGTCGTAGTTGAGGTGGCTGATGGTTTTTTCGGCGGCCTCCGTCAGGCAGCCTTCCACATCCAGCGCATTCAGGCCCCGGCTGATCCGAAAAGCGCCCGCGCTGCGGGGCTTTTTGCCCTCTTCCTCGGTCTTGCTGTAGAGATAGATGGACGCGTAGGACCCCACCTCGTGGCGCTTGGCTCCCTCACTGTTGAGATAGAAGCGCTCCACGTCCCGCTGGGACAGGCCATTGTAGGGAACCCCGGCGATCGCCGGGTGAGCTTCCGTCAGGCGCTTCTCGGCGTCGACCAGCTTCTCGATCAGCTGGTCGACCGGGGCGGGCGCGACCCGCTCGTGGGCTGGCACCTCGATCGCCACTGCCGCCTCCGGACTGAAGTCCGGCGCGTGCTCCCGAATGCCAAAAAAGCTCGCTTCCTGAGCGGTTTTCAGCGCCAGCTTGAGCCCTTCTGGATCCACATCGGTGGTGCTGGTCACCCCCACCTGATGCTCGTCATTCCACACCCGCACGATCACGCCCGAGCGATTGGACGCTTTGACCTGTTTGGGCTCTCCCTGGTCGACCTGCACACTGGTCTCGTCCACCGAAGACCCACACACATCGAACTTCTGGATGCCCAGCGCTTCTGCTGCGATCTGGGCCTGTTTGGACAACTCTTGAATATCTAACACTGCGCTCTTCCCTAGAATCTCTGCACAATTGCTTGCGTCTATCGACCGCCCACCGTGATGGAATCAACCTTGATATGGGGCTGACCCACGGTGACATAGATGCTGCCGCTGATGGAGCCGCAGAAGCCCGCCGCCAGACCCAGATCTTGCGAGCACATAGAAATTTTGTTCATGATTTCCTTGGCTTCGCCGATCAGGGTGGCGCCCTTGAGGGGCTTGGTGATCTGGCCGTTTTCGATCAGGTAGGCCTCATCCACGCCGAAGTTGAACTGGCCCGTCGCGCCGACGCTGCCGCCGCCCATCTTCTTGCAGTAAATGCCTTTGTCGACGGAGGCAAAGAGGTCATCCAGGCTGTGGTCACCGGGCGCAATGTAGGTGTTGCGCATCCGGGACGCCGCCGCATAGGCGAAGCCCTGGCGACGACCGCTGCCGGTCCGGGGATGGCCGGTGCGCCAGGAGCCAGCGCGGTCCGACAGGAAGTTCTTGAGAATGCCGTTTTCGATCAGCAGGGTGCGCTGGGCGGGCATGCCCTCATCGTCCATGTCGATGGTGCCAAAGGCATTGGGCGATCGCCCTTCATCCCAGGCGGTCAGGCTTTCGTGGGCGATTTTCTCCCCTTTCTTGTCAGCAAAGGGCGTGGTCTTGCGCTCAATTTGCGTCGTCTCCAGTAGGTGACCGCAGGCCTCATGAAAAATCACGCCGCCAAACTGATTGGCCATGATGATCGGGTAGGTGCCGGATTCCACGTAGTCGGCGTAGAGCATTTTGCCCGCGGACTCGGCGACTTCCTCGGCGTTGGCGCCGTAGTTCCAGGTGCGTAGGAAGGCCGGATCATCAGTGCTGCCGTCGCGCTTGCTGATGGAGGAGCGGTGGGCACCGTCGGCGCACAGGAGGCTACAGCCGACGGACTGGGTCAGGCGGATGTCGTGGGCGAAGGTGCCGTCACTGGCCGCGACGAGCACCTCTTGCCAATCCCGGAAGTAGGCGGTGCGGCGAGACTGGGCATGGGTCGCTTTCTGGCCCAGGCTGGCATTGGCCGCTAGGAGTACATCGCCCATCTCGCTGATGGGGCTGCACTCGGGCAGCCAGACGTCTTTGCTGCGCAGGACGGCGTAGTCTCGCAGCGGCTCAAGATTGATCTCGGGAATGTAGGCGTTGGGGCCGGGCAGGTGCAGGCCCAAGATCGAAAGGCCCTTCTCGAGGGCGGTTTTGAGGCCGTCGAAGGAGAGGTTGTTGGTGCTGACGTAGCAGTCGGCTTTGCCCCGGAAAATGCGGACTCCGGCCCCGGTGGACAGACGCGGCGAGATGCTGGTGATCAGCTCGTCTTCGGCCAGGGCGCTGATGTAGTTGACGCGCTCCAAGAAGAACTCCACGAAGTCTGCGCCTGCCGCGCGGCCCAGGCCGAGCAGGGTGGAGAGGGGAGCCTCCCAGCTGCTATCGAAGCGATTGGGGGTGGCGTCGTACTGGAGGGTAGGCAGTTCGCGAGAGAGCAGAAGAGTCGGCGGCATGAATCGCGTCCTTTGCTAGCGCTAGGAAGACAGTCAAAGCAAAACCAAAGCAAAGGCGATCGCCTTCTGAAAACCCTTTCAAGGGGCGATCGCCTGCATTTCTCAGTCTAGCAAGGGTCTCGGAAGGCTGGGGGAGACGCTCTGAGCGGGGACATTGGACACTCCCAGGAACGGGTGTCATACTACAGGTGTAGTACATGCTGTCTAAATTTCCTAGGAGCGCTTAACAATGCCCACCATGATGAGAACAAGCACCACCGACATGGAAGTCACTAGCATCCGCCTGGAGCGCGAGCTGAAGGACAAACTCAAGGAGCTAGCTGGCCACCAGGGCTATCAGGCCCTGATTCGCGACGTGCTGTGGAGCTACGTCCAGCAAAAGTCCGGTGACTATCGGCCTCAGTTTTCCCAAGATGAAATTCGCGCCAGCTTGCCGGCCACTGCCCAGCGCGAGGAGCAGTGCGTGTTGACGGGCAAGCGCATTCGCCCCCAGGAGCAGATGTGGCTGGGGTTGACGACGACGGGGGATCTGGTGCCCCTGAGTCTGGAAAGTTTGACCCGTTAACTCCTGCGCTTCGATCGGAGTTGGCCAGAGAATTGTTGCCTGTGTCAGAGGAGCGCAAGGGCTGCTCCTCTGACTCTGCGTGACGAAGGTGAAACCGAGGGGGTGTTCGCCGGGTGACCGACAAAAGCGATCGCCCCCGAGGCACAATGGGGCTGTAGAAACCTTGCGGAATGTTACAGCCATGGCGGCACTTCTTTTTGACCTGGACGGCACGCTGACCCATACCGATCCCGTGCACTTTCGGGCGTGGCAGGAGCTGCTGCGGGACCATGGCCTCGAGATCGACGAGCACTTCTACCAAACGCGGATCAGCGGCCGCCTCAATCCGGTGATCATGCAGGACCTGTTTCCCCACTACGATGAGGCGACCAGCACGGCCTTTGCCGATCGCAAGGAGGTCTATTTTCGGGAGCTGGTGGAGACGCTGCAGCCCATGGCGGGGCTGCACGATGTGCTGGGCTGGCTGAGCGATCGCGCCCTGAAAACGGCGGTGGTCACCAATGCCCCGCGAGAAAACGCTGAATTTATGCTGCGGGGGCTGGGCCTCCAGGAAACCTTTGGGCTGGTGGTGCTGGCGGCGGAGATGCCCCAGGGCAAGCCCCACCCGGCCCCCTACCGCCACGCCCTGGCCCAGCTCGGGGAGGAGCCTGCGGGGGCGATCGCCTTTGAGGATTCGCCGTCGGGGATTCGCTCGGCGGTGGGCGCCGAGATCTTTACCGTGGGCATCGCCTCGACCCACGACCCCGATCATCTCTACGAGGTGGGGGCGCATCTGGTGGTACAGGACTTCACCGATCCGCGCCTAGCCGAGGTGCTGGAGCGGCTCTATCAGGACAAAGCTTTGACGCTGCCTTCGAGGGAGACGGCGATCGCCCGCAGCTGATTGAGCTGTTCGCGCTTTTCTTCGGCCTGGAGGCGGCAGGTGCGCTTGCGCAGGAGAGCCGCCCGGGCCACCTCTTCCTTGCCCTGGCGCAGGGCGGTTTCGGCGACCTGCTGCCACTGGGCGGCCTCCCGCACGGCTGCCTGGTAGGCTGGCTCGATCTGCTGGTGGGTGGTGCGCAGCTGCTCTAGGGCCTCCTGGAGCAGGGCACGGCTGGCCTGCGGATCGCGGGTAGCGGCGGCGCGGCTGGTGAGCTGGTGGACGCCGTAGAGCCCGAGGGCGGCGATCGCCGGGGCCGCAAAGGCACCCCCCAGCAGCGTTCCTCCCAGCACGCCCCCCGCAAAGGACACCGACAGGGCACTGTTGATCTGGTCGCTGCTGCTCTGGCCCGTTTTGCACCAGGTCGCGAAGTGTTCGCAGTTATTGAAAATGACGCTGTAGTCTCGTTCGCCCAGGCGGCTAAAGGCCCGCTTGAGAACCACGTCGGGCGGGTCGCAGCGATCGTAGACCCGCACCAAAATCTCATCGCCCCGCGCAAAAAAATCTCGCGTGGTGCGAACGATGGATTCGCCCTCTTTGTAATGGATGACGGTGCCGTCCCCACAGTCGATGCCGTGGTGGGTGATGAAGCCGTAGTGGCGGTAAACGTAAAGGTGATCTGCGCGTGCCATGGCCAGGAGAAACGTCACGAGCGAGAGGGGCGATCGCCCCTTTGCACCCCCGTTGTAGCACGCGGCGACCGGCAGCCACGGGACGGGAAACCCGAAGGGACCGGTACGGCTGAATCTATTCGCTATCGGGCTGGAGACTTTTCTCCGCGCCAATGTGGGTCAGGCCCTCTCGCAGCGATCGCTCCAGCGCCTCGGTGAAGCGATCGGCCCGATCGCGATCGCGCTCTCCCTCAAACTGGCGGCTGTAGAGGGGCGGCTGGATCTGGATATAGACCTTTGCCCGGAAAAAGGCCCCCGGCTCGTAGCGCAGCGCGATCGGCACCACCGGCACCGACTCCGAAAACTTGGCCAAAGACTCTGCTTGCAATACCAAGCGCGCGAGACCCGGCTTGAGCGATCGCAGCACCTGGCTGCGCACGATTCCCCCCTCTGGGAACAGCACCACCTTGCGCCCTTCCTTCAGCAGTTCGATGGTGCAGCGCAGGCTTGAGATGCCCGGCTTCGCCAAATCCACCGGGAACGCCCCCAGGCGCTCGATCATCCAGCCCTGCACCCCCTCAAACTGATTGGCATTGGCCATGAAGCGCAGCGGCTCCACGCTCAGCAGTCCCACGAGGAGCGGGTCCCAGCGGCTGAAGTGCTTCGGTGCCAAAATCAACGGGCCTTCTAGGGGCAGATGCTCGATCCCTTCGATCAAAATAGCTCGGAAATAAAAGCCCAAAAAGAGCCGATGGATGGGAAAAATGACCCAATAAAACCAGGTTTTGACGTTTGTTTTGCTCAAGGGAGAGGTTCCTATCGCGGGCAGGATCAAGGGAGCACTGGCGCTCCCTAGGGGCGACTTGGGCGAGGAACAGTCAACCTATCCCCAGCCAGCAGAGATCAGCAAAGCGCGGGAGAGAAGCTGGAGTTTTGGGGCTGACCACCCAGCGAAAATTTTGGCGTGAGGTCAAGAACCCGGTCGCCCCAGCCAGTCGCCAAACCGGTTTTGGATTGTAGCAAATCCTGGCAGACGGAAGCGCGGAAAATCCGTCTTGCAAAGAGCCAAAAAGCCTGCCCAAAGCGCTTTGGCCCTAGGCGCTTTGGCATTGGGGGCAATAGTAGCAGCGTCGCCCGCCCGCGTCGATTTTCTCGATCGGTGTCTCGCAGACAAAGCAGGGCTGACCGTCGCGGCCAAAGACCCAGTGACGATAGAGTCGGCGGGGCTGGCCGGCTGCCTTGAGAGATTGTGCGAGGGTGAGGTCGTTGGTGATGCCGCCGGTTTCGTAGGACTGGCGCGGCAGGGCGATCGCCCCCTCGGCGAGGCGCGCCATCTGGTCCGGGGTGCAGTCGAGGGGCCGCCGCGCTGGATGGACCCGCGCCACAAACAGCACCTCGCTGCGCAGATAGTTGCCGAGGCCCGCCAAAAAATGCTGATCCAGCAGCAGGGTGGTCAGACGCCGCCGCCGAAACTCTGGAGCCAACAGGCGATCGCGCACCTGCTCGGGCGTGGTCTCAGGATTCAGCACATCCGGCCCCACCCGCCCCCAAAACGAATGGGTCGCCAGCTCGGCGTCGGCCAGCACCTCGATGTCCGACGCGCTGTAGAGGAGGGCTGACTTCTGGGCTGTGTGAATCGCGAGGCGAAGCTGCCGGTTGGTCGGGGGGTAGTCCTGGGCGCGCCGCACCATCCACTGACCGTAGAGCTGGTTGTGACTGTAAATATTCAGGCCCTGGGCGAAGCAGATCAGCATCCCTTTGCCCTTGGTCTCGACTCCGCGAATCTCTTGGGTGACGAGCTTGGTTTCGTAGGGCTTCAGGTGCTCGAAGGCGAAGAAAATCTCTGTCAGGGGCTGGCGGGCGATCGCTCGCTCGACTTGGTCTGCGGCGCGCCGAATTTCAGGACCTTCTGGCATGGATGCACGGTGGGTGGCAGCAACCCTAGCTTGCCAGGTGTCCCCGGCGGGAGCAAGGGACGGAAAAAAGGGGGTTCTGCGTTTGTGCAGAGCCTTAACGCAAATTAATGTTGTTAATTCAGTAAATATACTGAATTTTGTCCGCCATGGATAAATAGAGATGGTATTAAAAAGAACTACTAGTGTATCCGTGGCCCCACCAATGAACACCCAACCTCGCTTCACTGCTCAAGCGGTACAGCAGCACTTGGCCCGCCTCGCCAGTGTCTTTCTCCAGCGCTACGCAGCGGGCGATCGCACCTTCAGCAAAGCCGTCTTTAACAACGGTCGACTACAGGTGGTTGCCCCCAACCTGAGCTACGTCAATTTCAGCCATCAGACCCTGTCGCGCATCTCTCTGGCGGGTGGCATCTTGGAGCACGCCTGTCTGCAAGCCTGCGACCTCAGCTACTCCGATCTGAGCAAAGTGAACCTGCGATCGGCCAATCTCCAGCAGGCCAACCTGAGCTATGTCAACCTCAGCGGGGCTGACCTGACCGGGGCCAATTTGGCGGGCGCTGATCTGGCAAACGCCAACCTCCAGGGAGCCAAGGTGTCCGTGGCGGCGCTCCAGAGCGCTGTGCTTTTTGAGACAGTGCTGCCGGATGGGCGGGTCTCGGGCTGAGGCAAGTTTAGGAGGCGCTCGAGGACGGTTGGCGGCCCGATAGGGGCGATCGCCCGCTAGGAACTCCAAAGGCTCTGGGATAATAGGCCTGGGGAACCCAGTGAAGCCCTTGGCTCCCGCGGCTGGGGAGGCGCTTGGGAAAATTCCTGCTAAGCAATCAAAACCGTCGATAACGAGCGTGAATTCATGACTGTGGGAACTGTGAAGCCGGGGCCTCGCCTCACCGATCGGCTCATTAATGGCGTTTTGGGAATTCAGCCGCTGTTTAACCTGATGCGGCAGCGAGCGCGCACCATGATGATGCGGCGGGCGGAGTCCATGGGAATCCACTGGGAACAAGAAGTGCAGACGCTGCTGTCTCGGGGCGGCTCAGCGGCGATCGCCCCGGAATGGGAGCAGGAGCTGGCAGCGGTGACCAACCCCGCAGTCCGCTATCCCGACTATTATCTCAAGAACTTTCACGCCTACGACGAGGGCAATCTGGGCTGGCTACCGGCGGCGGAGGAAGAGGTGGCGGCCTACGCGGTGCACTCGCGCCTGTGGCCCGACGCTGGAGTCGAGGGCGATGCGCGGATGCGCCGCAGCTACCATGAGGTGCTGCAAGCCCAGATCGCGGAGCCGCCCCGACGGATTTTGGACCTGGGGTGTGGGGTGGGCATGAATGCCTTTGCGCTGCAGCAGGTGTATCCCGAGGCTGAGATGACGGGGCTGGATTTGTCGCCCTACTTCTTGGCGATCGCCCGCTACCAGGCCCAGCGCCGCCAGCAGTCGGTCACCTGGGTCCACGCGCCCGCTGAGGCGACGGGACTGCCGGACCAGTCGTTTGATCTGGTATCCACCTGCTTGATGTTCCACGAGCTGCCCCAAGAGGTGTCGATCGCGATTTTCAAAGAAGCTCGGCGACTGCTCCGCCCAGGCGGCCACCTGGCCATCATGGATATGAACCCCCAGTCTGAGGTGTACGCCAAGATGCCGCCCTTCATCTTGACCTTGCTCAAGAGCACGGAGCCCTATCTCGATTCCTATTTCGCCCTAGACATGGAGCAGGCCATCGAAGCGGCGGGCTTCACACGGCCCACGCGCACCTTCAACACACCCCGCCACGTCACCCTGGTGGCCCAGGCGATCTAGCGCCGGGTGGCAGTGCTGGGGCAGCTGGCCTGGGCCGTGATTCCGCCCGCGCTCTTTTGGCTGTACTGCGAGGGGCGCGGGCAATCGCCAACTTG
This genomic stretch from Geitlerinema sp. PCC 7407 harbors:
- the nei gene encoding endonuclease VIII translates to MPEGPEIRRAADQVERAIARQPLTEIFFAFEHLKPYETKLVTQEIRGVETKGKGMLICFAQGLNIYSHNQLYGQWMVRRAQDYPPTNRQLRLAIHTAQKSALLYSASDIEVLADAELATHSFWGRVGPDVLNPETTPEQVRDRLLAPEFRRRRLTTLLLDQHFLAGLGNYLRSEVLFVARVHPARRPLDCTPDQMARLAEGAIALPRQSYETGGITNDLTLAQSLKAAGQPRRLYRHWVFGRDGQPCFVCETPIEKIDAGGRRCYYCPQCQSA
- a CDS encoding 7-carboxy-7-deazaguanine synthase QueE, which encodes MTKTEVLTYPVVEMFHSVQGEGHWAGTSAFFVRLAGCDVGCWFCDTKESWNAKRHPQHSVEEIASAAIAARPAIAVITGGEPLLHDLGPLTQALRSRGLRVQLETSGAHPFSGHLDWVTLSPKPFKAPHPSVYCHVNELKVVITQAQDFAWAEEQAAQVPASALRLLQPEWSTPESQQLIFDYVLQHPQWRVSLQTHKFLGVR
- a CDS encoding TldD/PmbA family protein encodes the protein MLDIQELSKQAQIAAEALGIQKFDVCGSSVDETSVQVDQGEPKQVKASNRSGVIVRVWNDEHQVGVTSTTDVDPEGLKLALKTAQEASFFGIREHAPDFSPEAAVAIEVPAHERVAPAPVDQLIEKLVDAEKRLTEAHPAIAGVPYNGLSQRDVERFYLNSEGAKRHEVGSYASIYLYSKTEEEGKKPRSAGAFRISRGLNALDVEGCLTEAAEKTISHLNYDKIPSGKYRVVFSPEAFLSLLGAFSNLFNAQSILDKQSLSTPESLGKAIASPLLSVYDDALHPANVGGEAFDDEGTPTRRIPLIENGVLANFIHSAGTAKRMQAQPTGHANIGAKVTVSPHFYHVVGAPAETTYSLDEAENVVLIDDVSALHAGVNALQGSFSLPFDGWLVNKGDRVSIESATVAGDFLELLQSILFVEPEAELTPNGVSPRVWVEGLSITGE
- a CDS encoding lecithin retinol acyltransferase family protein: MARADHLYVYRHYGFITHHGIDCGDGTVIHYKEGESIVRTTRDFFARGDEILVRVYDRCDPPDVVLKRAFSRLGERDYSVIFNNCEHFATWCKTGQSSSDQINSALSVSFAGGVLGGTLLGGAFAAPAIAALGLYGVHQLTSRAAATRDPQASRALLQEALEQLRTTHQQIEPAYQAAVREAAQWQQVAETALRQGKEEVARAALLRKRTCRLQAEEKREQLNQLRAIAVSLEGSVKALS
- a CDS encoding class I SAM-dependent methyltransferase, which gives rise to MTVGTVKPGPRLTDRLINGVLGIQPLFNLMRQRARTMMMRRAESMGIHWEQEVQTLLSRGGSAAIAPEWEQELAAVTNPAVRYPDYYLKNFHAYDEGNLGWLPAAEEEVAAYAVHSRLWPDAGVEGDARMRRSYHEVLQAQIAEPPRRILDLGCGVGMNAFALQQVYPEAEMTGLDLSPYFLAIARYQAQRRQQSVTWVHAPAEATGLPDQSFDLVSTCLMFHELPQEVSIAIFKEARRLLRPGGHLAIMDMNPQSEVYAKMPPFILTLLKSTEPYLDSYFALDMEQAIEAAGFTRPTRTFNTPRHVTLVAQAI
- a CDS encoding 1-acyl-sn-glycerol-3-phosphate acyltransferase codes for the protein MSKTNVKTWFYWVIFPIHRLFLGFYFRAILIEGIEHLPLEGPLILAPKHFSRWDPLLVGLLSVEPLRFMANANQFEGVQGWMIERLGAFPVDLAKPGISSLRCTIELLKEGRKVVLFPEGGIVRSQVLRSLKPGLARLVLQAESLAKFSESVPVVPIALRYEPGAFFRAKVYIQIQPPLYSRQFEGERDRDRADRFTEALERSLREGLTHIGAEKSLQPDSE
- a CDS encoding HAD family phosphatase, producing the protein MAALLFDLDGTLTHTDPVHFRAWQELLRDHGLEIDEHFYQTRISGRLNPVIMQDLFPHYDEATSTAFADRKEVYFRELVETLQPMAGLHDVLGWLSDRALKTAVVTNAPRENAEFMLRGLGLQETFGLVVLAAEMPQGKPHPAPYRHALAQLGEEPAGAIAFEDSPSGIRSAVGAEIFTVGIASTHDPDHLYEVGAHLVVQDFTDPRLAEVLERLYQDKALTLPSRETAIARS
- a CDS encoding TldD/PmbA family protein, whose protein sequence is MPPTLLLSRELPTLQYDATPNRFDSSWEAPLSTLLGLGRAAGADFVEFFLERVNYISALAEDELITSISPRLSTGAGVRIFRGKADCYVSTNNLSFDGLKTALEKGLSILGLHLPGPNAYIPEINLEPLRDYAVLRSKDVWLPECSPISEMGDVLLAANASLGQKATHAQSRRTAYFRDWQEVLVAASDGTFAHDIRLTQSVGCSLLCADGAHRSSISKRDGSTDDPAFLRTWNYGANAEEVAESAGKMLYADYVESGTYPIIMANQFGGVIFHEACGHLLETTQIERKTTPFADKKGEKIAHESLTAWDEGRSPNAFGTIDMDDEGMPAQRTLLIENGILKNFLSDRAGSWRTGHPRTGSGRRQGFAYAAASRMRNTYIAPGDHSLDDLFASVDKGIYCKKMGGGSVGATGQFNFGVDEAYLIENGQITKPLKGATLIGEAKEIMNKISMCSQDLGLAAGFCGSISGSIYVTVGQPHIKVDSITVGGR
- a CDS encoding pentapeptide repeat-containing protein — protein: MNTQPRFTAQAVQQHLARLASVFLQRYAAGDRTFSKAVFNNGRLQVVAPNLSYVNFSHQTLSRISLAGGILEHACLQACDLSYSDLSKVNLRSANLQQANLSYVNLSGADLTGANLAGADLANANLQGAKVSVAALQSAVLFETVLPDGRVSG
- a CDS encoding class I SAM-dependent methyltransferase, yielding MDGQLLHAMLPQLNHDELARQQFVHSLKQYVAAHVSPGNRAIYEQRLKPQFEQEHQRSPETRHEVRQLMEQEPFYRMWGALRRTTQEMMWESVNLSVERQLPELMARSQQLQAQAVGSLRIDPAFQVPAYHTAVDIHCMPGGYHSEDRADDIAAGVTYDRGVYLYAMGRLGPLNDGMGQAVVQNHLKVQHPDLQPAKILDLGCSVGHSTLPYVDAYPEAEVYAIDVGAPVLRYAHVRAEALGKRVHFSQQNAEHTDFADESFDLVVSHILLHEAPPKAIANILRECHRLLKPGGWMVHAEAPLYQAMDPFSAFMFDWETRHNNEPWWSAMRQLDLVALTVEAGFAVERVAQTAAPMAVDPEQAQKGGFASRGSWYLLVAQK
- a CDS encoding 6-pyruvoyl tetrahydropterin synthase family protein encodes the protein MPKWKLVTEFTFDSAHQIRDYDGPCGRLHGHTYRVRIEATSHQLHASQYCPHPVMVADFRTLRWAKRDVTKGGLDHGVLNEVMPPEYETTAEMIAQYIYDRTKKDLPEGIKLKVAVSETPNTWAEYEDDD